The sequence below is a genomic window from Lycium ferocissimum isolate CSIRO_LF1 chromosome 9, AGI_CSIRO_Lferr_CH_V1, whole genome shotgun sequence.
AGGTCTTTTTTTATTCTTCTCAAGTTCCTATTTCCTAAGAACAAGCAACACAAGTGTAAAACCCACAATTACCTTCATCTCATACGGTTAAATTTTCACAAATACTTGATATGTGAATTAAGGCCTATATTCCTTCTACATAAATAACTCATTCAACGTACTAgttatttctttattactttttgttATGCATGTGATAGGATACAGCCAACCTTATCAAAAATGATAGGATATAGCGAAATAAGTAGACCATCAACAGAGAAACTTTTCTACCAATCACAGACAGAATAAATATGCTGCCTATAAAAAAGGATGCTTACTTGTCTGACATAAGTAGCAGGTCTCCTCCCAACATTTGTTTCTCTTAGCACTTTGATTGAATTGAAGTTCCCTTCCAGACACTCttcatgcatatacatcaaTTTTTCTGCTACCTGATAGAGATCACAAATGTTGCTTTGTTATGGAAGCATACTCCACAACCTTACAGAAATGCATGATCACACTGAACAAACAAATCTCCAAGCAAGCTAGTATTTGATGATTTCGATCTGAATAGACCAGTGCGGTTCCAAATGATTCATATAACTGACCCCAATTCTGTCCAACATAGAGGCATAATTAATTTATTGATTGATTTGGAACAAAAAGGTCTTGGCCCTTCTAACATCACCTGTTTGTTAACCAAGACTCTAAAAGCGACAATGTGCAGCACCAAGAAATCCTTGATACCCACAAATTTCTAAAACGGCAAATGGACCTTATAACCCAACAAGCATCATCTAGAACTTTGACTGCTTGAATGATTACTTTAATATctacagattgctccttatgAGGAATTCAACCATAGAAAGCCGCTTGAAGAGGGAGACCTGCCTACGTTTTTAAAGCctcaatcttttcttttcttttcttttttttcttgagagaGGAAGATTGGAGCTTCAGTATTCTAACCTACAAAGCAAAACTCCAGTAATCCAAAGTTCCTCATTGAATGAGCACATATTTTTTCAAAGGGTTACAATACTCAACAAGGATAGGCAGAACTCCAATACATTCCTTCTCTTCTATTGTTCAAATTTCCGACTgcaaataatttataattaaaataagcaaaaagatGAAATATCCAAGTTCAAACACAGGAATTCATAGTATTCATGAAAACAACTACTCGTGTATGAAAAACTGCCCCACTTAATTTCATTGTCTACAAGAAATCATTCCCAAATATATTTTCCAGGTTACGCTAATAGCCAAAAAGCCAACAGAGATAATACAAATTACACTGACAAGGAGTTAGCACTCTACCTCCTCAAGGCTGCCATCACTGACTTCAGTATTTAGAGATATCATGAACTCATCTAGAATATCTTCTATATCATCCATATATACTTTTTCTGCATAGGAAGGAACCCacaataataaatgaaaaacaAATACTTTAATCAAACAATAGAAGGGAGGAAACAAGGATATATTAGCAGTTTTAAACGCCTCTAATGTGATACTCCATCCTTTTCAATATCTGTTAATTTCCTTTAGAAAAAATGCCTTCTTTTATACTTACTTcaattttcaatatttccatttTAATCATGTTTAACACCAGAAGACTCAAAGGTTATCtttagggcccgtttggccatggataattttcactttttccggGATTGTATCCTGGATTCATGTTTGGACATAGAATTGTTACAAAGTTCCAAAAACTCCAAACACCTGTTTTCActccaaatcactcacaaaaattcaacatttgtccaaacaaaactccaatttccaaataacatttttcaactttttctcaaatttcacattttttatgTCCGAACGCCCACTTGACATGTTATATTCTAGAACTAAGTGTCTAGTAAAActaaaacacataaaattaaaatagaaggaGTATTAAACAGCAAGAAGTACCTTTGGATTGTGTGAAAGCGTTAAAAATGTCAAGATTGAGCTGATTAGATTTTTCACGAGTGCCTCGACCACCCCACTCGTTTTCGATAGCCATTTGCAAGGCAGTCCATCTACACAGCACCAAACCAATGCCTTCTTGTAGCTGTGCAGCTGCCTCAGCCGTGAGTTGCTGAACTGATGCTTTGCTGCTACTACTTTCCATTCTAAACACTctgcaaaaaataaagagtcGTAATTGTAAAGAGAAACCAATAGGTCAATAGTGAATTTAGCTGAAAACTAGTGGATTTTAATTCTGTGTGGCTCGCGATTGGGAGATTAATGTTAAAAAATTGATTGAGAAAGGGTTGTTTTAGGGTTGAGGGGACTTACGGGTAGGGTTTTTGACGGAACAGGGTTTTGGATGCACGGGGAAAATGGTGGCGCGTGGGGAAGAAAGGAGTGCGAGGCAAATTAGGGCACGAGATTTTGTAGGAAATTGGCTGCTCATGTAACTACTCAACTAGAGTAGTCATCAGAAGTGTCCattaaaataccaacaaaatcaaaattgaATTAGCAGATTGTTTAATTGAATTAATGGCCTGCTGAAAACTTGGGGTTAACTGGATTAGACCCATTAGACGGACCCAAAACATACACTACCAGAGGAATTACAGTCAAGTATTAAATTATAGCAGATCCATATACAAATCCAACTCACATACGGTGcagtaaaagaaagaaattgacAGTCCAATTAACAAGAAAATTAATGAAGCAGGACATACCCATGAACCAAAAGTAAGGTGAAAGCAAATACCTTGTGAACCGAAAAGAAGCAGTGGCAAACAAAAAGAGTGAAATAAAGGAAAGGTAGAGATAATAGGGTTAGAGCAATTTATTTGATAAAGAGGGAGTAAAACGGTTGATAGAGATTTTTTGATAGAGATATAGAAGCAAAAAAGATGTAGTTAGGTGAGGCCCGGGCTTAAGCCcaagttataaaaataaatattttaattaaagaaatataatttatgtcagtaataattaaatttcatataaatatattttcaatatataaaagtaGAACTTTCATTTcgctcctttaatattttaactttcattttgatgaaattatttatttcaaatcaAATGCGGAGCTAGAATTTTACGTTTATAAGTTCTGGATcctaatttttaaaagttatttagttctaaattaataatcaaTACAtaattaatgaacttttaagacaactACAGAATTTGTATAGCGGATGGGGCTGTTCCTCCCTTAATAAGGGGTCACGGGTTCGACCCTGGATATGgaaaaatctttggagggagCGCTTCCCCGAATGGGCGCCACGCAAtgcgaattatctggattaatcGGGCTCAAATGAGGATATCGGGCACCGaatagaaaaccaaaaaatagggaaaatgaggtaggaggttcgacaACTCTTGAAAAATAGACCTTAAGAACAAAAagtaaatttgactttaaaaaataagattaggacctagaagtaattaattaaaaagtttaaaattttattgaaaacttttgtgaggactacaaaagcccCTTAGTTGTcccttataatatatagtagtaatatatatatatatatacatacaaattcTTTTTTACTATGGGAGTCGTTACTAGGTAATCTACTTGTGGGTTCTAAGAGAACAAAAGACCTACTCGTGTTGAATTGCTAGTCAAATGagtgaaacttttcaaaaactctATTCTTATAATTTTGTTGCGAATACatttattgtattttataattaattattatgttTCCATGAATCTTAATAATTGTATTTCAAGACTAAAGATTTAAACCACCAATATATGAAAACTCAACATGAACCAAGCGAAGTAATTGtacattattttcattatatagGTGCAGATCttataagttttaaatattaattacgTCTAATTATAATCTTAATAATGTTATTGAGATATCCCAAGGTTTGAAAAGACTCACGCAAACCAAACAAAGTCTTTAGAACATGTAAATGTGTGTCCGATATAATTAGCTGTTCAAGGgagaaaataacaagaaaaacTC
It includes:
- the LOC132030168 gene encoding uncharacterized protein LOC132030168 isoform X1, whose amino-acid sequence is MTTLVELLHEQPISYKISCLNLPRTPFFPTRHHFPRASKTLFRQKPDPVFRMESSSSKASVQQLTAEAAAQLQEGIGLVLCRWTALQMAIENEWGGRGTREKSNQLNLDIFNAFTQSKEKVYMDDIEDILDEFMISLNTEVSDGSLEEVAEKLMYMHEECLEGNFNSIKVLRETNVGRRPATYVRQDASDDDDSSNDGGDRNENLGNNASDMAIDSMETQSSLGQDMIVEPVIKQQAEVDEDGWTTVPTRRNKGRRN
- the LOC132030168 gene encoding uncharacterized protein LOC132030168 isoform X2, which produces MESSSSKASVQQLTAEAAAQLQEGIGLVLCRWTALQMAIENEWGGRGTREKSNQLNLDIFNAFTQSKEKVYMDDIEDILDEFMISLNTEVSDGSLEEVAEKLMYMHEECLEGNFNSIKVLRETNVGRRPATYVRQDASDDDDSSNDGGDRNENLGNNASDMAIDSMETQSSLGQDMIVEPVIKQQAEVDEDGWTTVPTRRNKGRRN